In Phaseolus vulgaris cultivar G19833 chromosome 10, P. vulgaris v2.0, whole genome shotgun sequence, a single genomic region encodes these proteins:
- the LOC137818180 gene encoding ATP-dependent 6-phosphofructokinase 3-like → MSNSEHKIITGHAGYVLEDVPHLSHYIPHLTTYPNPLQDNPSYSVVKQHAVDVEDTVAHKIVVHKNSPRGTHFRRAGPRQKVYFGSEDVHASIVTCGGLCPGVNTLIREVVCGLYHMYGVQQVQGIEGGYRGFYSRNIIPLTPKAVNDIHKRGGTILGTSQGEGSNDTSKIVDSIQDRGINQVYILGGDGTQRGASVIFEEIRRRGLKVSVVGIPESVDNDIPVIDKSFGFDTAVEEAQRAINAAHVEAESTENGIGVVKLMGRNSGFISMYATLASRDVDCCLIPESPFYLEGPGGLFEFIRKRLTENGHMVIVIAEGAGQELISETLSATNMKDASGNKLLQDVGLWLSQKIKDHFTESQKMAITLKYIDPTYMIRAVPSIASDNVYCTLLAQSAVHGAMAGYTGFAVGAINGKHAYIPFHLINEDEKKVVITDRMWARLLSSTNQPSFLNPIDITNKTAPTQHHTSKGKALSPH, encoded by the exons ATGTCCAATTCTGAACACAAGATCATCACTGGGCATGCTGGCTATGTCCTTGAAGATGTCCCTCATCTATCTCACTACATCCCTCACCTCACT ACATATCCTAATCCGTTGCAAGACAATCCTTCCTATTCAGTTGTTAA GCAGCATGCTGTTGATGTGGAAGATACTGTTGCGCATAAG ATAGTTGTACATAAGAATAGCCCAAGAGGGACTCATTTTCGCCGCGCCGGGCCTCGTCAAAAG GTATATTTTGGGTCTGAGGATGTACATGCTTCCATTGTCACATGTGGAGGTCTTTGTCCAGGAGTAAACACATTGATCAGGGAAGTAGTTTGCGGGTTATACCATATGTATGGGGTGCAACAGGTACAGGGAATAGAG GGAGGGTATAGAGGTTTTTATTCTCGAAATATAATTCCTTTGACACCAAAGGCTGTGAATGACATCCACAAACGTGGGGGAACCATCCTTGGTACCTCACAGGGAGAAGGAAGCAATGATACCTCAAAGATTGTTGATAGCATTCAGGATCGGGGAATTAATCAGGTTTACATACTTGGAGGAGATGGAACTCAGAGAGGGGCTTCTGTGATTTTTGAG GAAATTAGAAGACGTGGCTTGAAAGTTTCGGTGGTGGGAATTCCAGAATCTGTTGATAACGATATCCCA GTTATAGATAAGTCATTTGGTTTTGACACTGCCGTTGAAGAGGCACAACGGGCCATAAATGCTGCTCATGTGGAAGCAGAAAGCACAGAGAATGGCATTGGTGTTGTCAAGCTAATGGGTCGTAACAGTG GATTTATATCTATGTATGCAACTCTTGCCAGCCGAGATGTGGATTGTTGCTTAATTCCGGAGTCACCCTTTTACCTGGAAGGTCCTGGTGGACTCTTTGAGTTCATTAGGAAAAGACTCACAGAAAATGGGCACATGGTTATAGTAATAGCTGAAGGTGCAGGTCAAGAGCTTATTTCAGAAACCCTTTCTGCTACAAATATGAAGGATGCTTCTGGCAACAAGTTACTCCAAGATGTTGGTCTGTGGTTATCCCAGAAGATTAAG GACCACTTCACAGAAAGTCAAAAAATGGCTATAACTCTGAAGTACATTG ATCCCACATACATGATCCGTGCTGTTCCAAGTATTGCCTCTGATAATGTATATTGCACTCTCCTTGCTCAAAGTGCCGTTCATGGTGCAATGGCTGGATACACAGGCTTTGCGGTTGGTGCCATCAATGGCAAACATGCTTATATTCCATTTCAT CTGATAAATGAGGACGAGAAGAAGGTTGTTATCACTGATCGCATGTGGGCAAGGTTACTGTCTTCAACCAATCAACCAAGCTTCTTGAATCCTATAGACATTACAAACAAGACTGCACCAACACAACACCACACATCAAAGGGGAAGGCACTGTCACCTCATTAA